The following proteins are encoded in a genomic region of Planococcus lenghuensis:
- a CDS encoding M42 family metallopeptidase codes for MANLDENLQMLKDLTDANGIPGNERAPRDVMRKYIEPYADSIETDGLGSLIAKKVGKEDGPKIMLAGHLDEIGFMITKIDDKGFLKFQTVGGWWNQVMLAQRVTITTRKGGEITGVIGSKPPHILSPEARKKPVEIKDMFIDIGASSADEAKEWGVAPGDMVTPYFEFNVMNNDKLLMAKAWDNRIGCAIAIDVLKALKNEDHPNVVYSVGAAQEEVGLRGARTAANKIQPDIGFAVDVGVAGDTPGITTNESNSKMGDGPQILVFDASMVSHKGIRDLVVDTAEEIGIPFQYEAMAGGGTDAGAIHLSGNGVPSLAIGVATRYIHSHAGILHRDDYENAVKLVVEVIKKLDRDTVNRLTFE; via the coding sequence TTGGCAAACTTAGACGAAAACTTGCAAATGCTGAAAGACCTGACGGATGCGAACGGGATTCCGGGCAATGAACGGGCACCGCGCGACGTCATGCGAAAGTACATAGAGCCGTACGCGGATTCAATTGAAACCGACGGGCTCGGAAGCCTGATCGCGAAGAAAGTCGGGAAAGAAGACGGACCGAAAATCATGCTGGCCGGTCACCTCGATGAAATCGGCTTCATGATCACGAAAATCGACGACAAAGGATTCCTGAAATTCCAGACCGTCGGCGGCTGGTGGAATCAGGTCATGCTCGCCCAACGTGTGACGATCACAACCCGCAAAGGCGGCGAAATCACGGGCGTCATCGGTTCGAAACCGCCGCATATCCTGAGCCCGGAAGCGCGCAAGAAGCCGGTCGAGATCAAGGATATGTTTATCGATATCGGTGCTTCATCCGCGGATGAAGCAAAAGAATGGGGCGTCGCGCCTGGCGACATGGTCACGCCTTACTTTGAATTCAACGTCATGAACAACGACAAGCTGCTCATGGCAAAAGCGTGGGATAACCGCATTGGCTGTGCGATTGCGATCGATGTGCTGAAAGCGCTGAAAAACGAAGATCACCCGAACGTCGTCTACAGCGTCGGCGCGGCTCAGGAAGAAGTTGGCCTGCGTGGAGCACGGACGGCGGCCAATAAAATCCAGCCGGACATCGGCTTTGCCGTTGACGTTGGGGTTGCCGGAGATACACCGGGCATTACGACCAACGAATCCAACAGCAAAATGGGTGACGGCCCGCAGATCCTTGTGTTTGACGCTTCCATGGTGTCACATAAAGGCATCCGCGACCTCGTCGTCGATACAGCTGAAGAAATCGGCATCCCGTTCCAGTATGAAGCGATGGCTGGCGGCGGAACAGACGCTGGTGCGATTCACCTGTCCGGCAATGGTGTGCCGTCTCTCGCGATTGGTGTAGCGACGCGTTACATCCACTCACACGCGGGTATTCTGCACCGTGACGACTACGAAAACGCAGTGAAACTCGTGGTTGAAGTGATCAAAAAACTGGACCGCGACACAGTGAACCGTCTGACATTCGAATAA
- the dnaI gene encoding primosomal protein DnaI has product MEPIGKTLKRVINDPGFSSRYEETRNEVLRHAGVQAFLETHADQVDKQTVDRGLSKLLEYVEQSHGCDKCKDLGHCINVLKGHEPNLTLVNGNISLTYTKCRRKTAADHKRKAENMIHSMHMPKEVAGASLIGFEPDAERMEAFRAANRFLAGVQGPHDLPAKGLYFHGKFGVGKSYLLSAIANELAEVNVRTVLVYVPEFLREMKQAIGDQTLQEKIDYVKKAPVLMLDDIGAESMSSWARDEVFGTILNYRMAEKLPTFMTSNFNFTELQHHLTYSQRGEKEEVKAARVMERVHALTIPIAMDGTNRRHQ; this is encoded by the coding sequence ATGGAGCCCATCGGTAAAACGTTAAAACGAGTCATAAATGACCCCGGATTTTCCAGCCGCTACGAGGAAACCCGCAATGAAGTACTCAGACATGCAGGCGTTCAGGCATTTCTGGAAACTCATGCTGATCAGGTGGATAAGCAAACTGTAGACAGAGGCCTCAGCAAATTGCTGGAATATGTCGAACAATCGCATGGCTGCGATAAATGTAAAGATCTGGGGCATTGCATCAATGTTCTAAAAGGCCATGAACCGAATCTGACTCTCGTAAACGGCAACATCAGCCTGACATACACGAAATGCCGCCGGAAAACAGCCGCCGACCACAAGCGGAAAGCGGAAAATATGATCCATAGCATGCACATGCCGAAAGAAGTGGCGGGTGCTTCGCTCATCGGATTCGAACCGGATGCCGAGCGGATGGAAGCGTTCCGGGCAGCGAACCGGTTCCTTGCCGGTGTTCAAGGCCCTCATGATCTGCCGGCCAAGGGATTGTATTTCCATGGGAAATTCGGCGTGGGCAAATCATATCTGCTGAGCGCCATAGCGAATGAACTCGCTGAAGTTAACGTTCGGACTGTACTTGTGTATGTGCCGGAATTCCTGCGGGAGATGAAGCAGGCGATCGGCGATCAGACGCTTCAGGAAAAGATTGATTATGTGAAAAAGGCACCGGTGCTCATGCTCGATGATATCGGCGCAGAATCGATGTCGAGCTGGGCGCGGGATGAAGTGTTCGGCACGATCCTCAATTACCGGATGGCCGAAAAACTGCCGACGTTCATGACGTCCAATTTCAACTTCACGGAACTGCAGCATCATTTGACATACAGCCAGCGCGGTGAAAAAGAAGAAGTTAAGGCAGCCCGTGTCATGGAACGGGTCCATGCACTGACCATTCCAATCGCGATGGATGGGACAAACCGCCGCCATCAGTGA
- a CDS encoding DUF1294 domain-containing protein, which produces MGAGLMNVLGLELGVLILFAGMNVYAFVLMGTDKRRAEQGKWRIPEQRLWTAAVLGGGIGAYFGMRHFRHKTKRTNFRIGFPALAAVETVAVVWLLFV; this is translated from the coding sequence ATGGGAGCAGGACTGATGAATGTGCTGGGTCTCGAATTGGGCGTATTGATTTTATTTGCAGGGATGAACGTCTATGCTTTTGTTCTGATGGGAACAGACAAGCGCCGGGCGGAGCAAGGGAAGTGGCGGATTCCGGAGCAGCGGCTATGGACGGCAGCCGTGCTTGGCGGCGGAATCGGTGCATATTTCGGCATGCGGCATTTCCGGCACAAGACGAAGCGGACGAATTTCCGGATCGGCTTTCCGGCGTTGGCTGCAGTGGAAACAGTAGCTGTTGTGTGGCTTTTATTCGTATAA
- a CDS encoding TrmH family RNA methyltransferase, which translates to MKRIESPQNSLVKHWKKLVTTRKERDKFKEFLVEGFHLTEEALKEKHLIKGIIVRDGVDIPAEWDTEDLVVYEVSTQVAKEIAETEHSQGIFAHVRQPEHGAEDEKSWTKLLLIDAVQDPGNIGTMIRTAAAAGIDAVILGKGSADPFNPKTVRSAQGSHFHLPVVKGELAEWIERTQAQNIPVYGSALHNAKPFYETKPADQFALLVGNEGSGVDPQYLDQADENLLVPVYGSAESLNVAVATGILLYGLVAKK; encoded by the coding sequence GTGAAACGTATTGAATCTCCGCAAAATTCGCTCGTGAAGCATTGGAAGAAGCTCGTGACGACGCGGAAAGAGCGCGATAAGTTTAAGGAATTCCTCGTGGAAGGATTTCATCTGACCGAGGAAGCATTGAAAGAAAAGCATCTGATTAAAGGAATCATCGTCCGCGATGGCGTGGATATCCCGGCTGAGTGGGACACGGAAGATCTCGTGGTATACGAAGTGTCCACGCAAGTGGCGAAGGAAATTGCCGAAACCGAGCATTCGCAAGGCATCTTCGCACATGTGAGACAACCTGAGCACGGGGCGGAAGATGAGAAGTCGTGGACGAAGCTCCTGCTGATCGACGCCGTCCAGGATCCGGGTAACATCGGCACCATGATCCGCACGGCGGCAGCGGCCGGCATTGATGCCGTTATTCTCGGCAAGGGCAGCGCAGATCCATTCAATCCGAAAACCGTCCGTTCGGCGCAAGGCTCGCATTTCCACTTGCCCGTCGTGAAAGGCGAGCTGGCCGAATGGATCGAACGCACGCAGGCACAGAACATTCCGGTGTACGGCTCGGCGCTCCACAATGCGAAGCCATTTTACGAAACCAAACCGGCTGATCAATTTGCGCTTCTTGTTGGCAATGAAGGCAGTGGCGTTGATCCGCAATATCTGGATCAGGCAGACGAAAACCTGCTGGTACCGGTGTATGGCTCGGCGGAATCGCTGAATGTCGCCGTCGCAACCGGCATTCTTCTGTACGGACTCGTTGCGAAAAAATAA
- a CDS encoding dUTP diphosphatase, producing MKLDRLFEMQRELDSYIQTNQGIEEDVFRKKGLALLVELSELANETRCFKFWSVKGPSAREVLLEEFVDSLHFILSLGIEKDLDVLTEWPEAITDTDLTELFLCTQAAVHAFLDTYRMSNYLTIWSCYGAIRDVLGFSEAEVIDAYLAKNKKNYDRQQQNY from the coding sequence ATGAAACTGGATCGGCTGTTTGAGATGCAGCGGGAACTCGATTCATACATACAGACCAATCAAGGCATAGAGGAAGATGTCTTCAGAAAGAAAGGGCTTGCGCTTTTAGTGGAGTTGAGTGAGCTGGCGAATGAGACCCGTTGCTTTAAATTCTGGAGCGTGAAAGGTCCGTCGGCACGTGAAGTGTTGCTTGAGGAGTTCGTGGATTCACTTCATTTCATTTTGTCGCTTGGCATAGAAAAGGATTTGGATGTGCTCACAGAGTGGCCAGAGGCGATTACGGATACGGATTTGACGGAGCTGTTTTTATGTACCCAGGCAGCGGTCCATGCATTTTTGGATACATACCGCATGTCAAATTACCTGACGATCTGGAGTTGTTACGGAGCTATTCGAGACGTGCTCGGATTTTCGGAAGCGGAAGTGATTGATGCGTATCTGGCGAAGAATAAAAAGAATTACGATCGTCAGCAGCAAAACTATTGA
- the pheS gene encoding phenylalanine--tRNA ligase subunit alpha, with product MENELQQLKEEVLGKIADAADVKELNDVRVAYLGKKGPITDLLKGMGKLPAEERPKMGALVNEMRQEVTGKLEARKEVLEAEAITKQLEAEAIDVTLPGRPVKLGNAHPLTRVIEEIEDLFISMGYAIAEGPEAEKDYYNFEALNLPKGHPARDMQDSFYIMEDILLRTHTSPVQARTMEAKGGEPIRIICPGKVYRRDNDDATHSHQFMQIEGLVVGEGIRMSDLKGTLTVFAKKMFGDEREIRLRPSFFPFTEPSVEMDISCFKCGGKGCNVCKGTGWIEILGAGMVHPNVLEMAGYDSKKLSGFAFGMGPERIAMLKYGVDDIRQFYTNDTRFLSQFQRTEV from the coding sequence ATGGAAAACGAATTGCAGCAGCTGAAGGAAGAAGTGCTCGGCAAAATCGCCGATGCGGCTGATGTGAAAGAACTGAACGATGTCCGGGTCGCTTATCTCGGCAAAAAAGGGCCAATTACGGATTTATTGAAAGGCATGGGCAAACTGCCGGCGGAAGAGCGGCCGAAAATGGGCGCACTCGTCAATGAAATGCGCCAGGAAGTAACCGGAAAACTGGAAGCCCGCAAAGAAGTGCTCGAAGCGGAAGCGATCACGAAACAGCTCGAGGCGGAAGCGATTGACGTGACACTCCCGGGCCGCCCGGTGAAACTCGGTAACGCGCATCCACTGACACGCGTCATTGAAGAAATTGAAGATCTGTTCATTTCGATGGGCTATGCGATCGCAGAAGGTCCGGAAGCGGAAAAGGATTATTATAATTTCGAAGCGCTCAATTTGCCGAAAGGGCACCCGGCGCGCGATATGCAGGATTCCTTCTATATAATGGAAGACATCCTGCTGCGCACGCACACGTCGCCGGTCCAGGCGCGGACGATGGAAGCAAAAGGCGGCGAACCGATCCGCATCATCTGCCCGGGAAAAGTGTACCGGCGGGATAATGACGACGCGACGCATTCACATCAGTTCATGCAGATCGAAGGACTTGTCGTCGGTGAAGGCATCCGCATGAGTGATTTGAAAGGCACGTTGACGGTTTTCGCAAAGAAAATGTTCGGTGACGAACGTGAAATCCGGTTACGCCCGAGCTTCTTCCCATTCACAGAGCCGTCCGTCGAAATGGATATATCGTGCTTCAAGTGCGGCGGAAAAGGCTGCAACGTATGTAAAGGAACAGGCTGGATCGAAATCCTCGGTGCCGGCATGGTGCACCCGAACGTGCTTGAGATGGCCGGTTATGATTCAAAGAAATTGTCCGGATTCGCATTCGGCATGGGACCGGAGCGGATTGCGATGCTGAAATACGGCGTTGACGATATCCGCCAGTTCTATACGAACGACACCCGGTTCTTATCCCAATTCCAACGGACAGAAGTGTAA
- the rpmI gene encoding 50S ribosomal protein L35, whose product MPKMKSHRGAAKRFKKTGTGKVKRNRAYTSHLFANKSTKQKRHLRKGKLVSAGDLKRIKQLIYNL is encoded by the coding sequence ATGCCAAAAATGAAAAGCCACCGCGGCGCAGCTAAGCGCTTCAAGAAGACAGGTACCGGCAAAGTGAAACGCAACCGTGCGTACACAAGCCACTTGTTCGCAAACAAATCAACAAAACAGAAACGCCACCTGCGCAAAGGCAAACTTGTCTCTGCAGGCGATCTGAAGCGCATCAAACAACTCATCTATAACTTATAA
- the thrS gene encoding threonine--tRNA ligase, translating into MAESIKLTFPDGAVKEFPKGTTTEDVAQSISPGLRKKALAGKLDGRFVDLKDPLDHDGEIAIVTPDSEGALEILRHSTAHLLAQAVKRLYPDAKLGVGPVIETGFYYDIDTEQTITAEDLPAIEKEMKKIIGENLEIKCVQVSRDEAKKRYEEVGDPYKLELIDAIPEDENVTIYEQGEFFDLCRGVHVPATGKLKEFKLLSVAGAYWRGNSDNKMLQRIYGTAFFNKEDLKKHLELLEEAKERDHRKIGKELKLFTNSQKVGQGFPLWLPNGATVRRIIERYIVDKEERLGYSHVYTPVLGSVELYKTSGHWDHYQEDMFPVMHMDNEDLVLRPMNCPHHMEIYKQGIHSYRELPIRIAELGTMHRYEMSGALSGLQRVRGMTLNDAHIFVRPDQIKDEFIRVVNLVTEVYKDFGIEDYSFRLSYRDPEDKEKYFDDDAMWEKAQSMLKDAMDEVGIDYVEAEGEAAFYGPKLDVQVKTALGKEETLSTVQLDFLLPERFDLTYIGEDGKQHRPVVIHRGVVSTMERFVAFLIEEYKGAFPTWLAPIQVEIIPVSLEAHADYADKIKEQLQAHKIRVDIDSRDEKLGYKIREAQTKKIPYMLVLGDQELESGAVNVRKYGEKNSESMPFDEFLKGIQSELK; encoded by the coding sequence ATGGCAGAAAGCATTAAACTTACATTTCCCGATGGAGCGGTCAAGGAGTTTCCGAAAGGAACAACAACTGAAGATGTCGCTCAGTCGATCTCACCGGGACTGCGCAAAAAAGCGCTGGCCGGAAAACTTGACGGCAGATTTGTCGATTTGAAAGATCCGCTTGACCACGATGGAGAAATCGCGATTGTTACACCGGATTCGGAAGGCGCGCTGGAGATCCTCCGTCACTCGACTGCTCACTTGCTTGCGCAGGCAGTCAAACGGCTGTATCCGGATGCGAAGCTTGGCGTCGGTCCGGTCATCGAAACCGGCTTTTACTACGATATCGACACAGAACAGACGATCACTGCAGAAGACCTGCCGGCGATTGAAAAAGAAATGAAGAAAATCATCGGCGAGAACCTGGAGATCAAATGTGTCCAAGTATCACGCGATGAAGCGAAAAAGCGCTACGAGGAAGTCGGCGATCCATATAAACTGGAGCTGATTGATGCGATTCCGGAAGATGAGAACGTTACAATTTATGAACAAGGTGAATTCTTCGATTTGTGCCGCGGCGTTCACGTGCCGGCGACCGGCAAGCTGAAAGAATTCAAATTGCTGAGTGTGGCAGGTGCCTACTGGCGCGGCAATTCCGATAATAAGATGCTCCAGCGCATTTACGGAACTGCTTTCTTCAATAAAGAAGATTTGAAAAAACACCTTGAACTGCTTGAAGAAGCGAAAGAACGCGATCACCGCAAAATCGGCAAGGAACTGAAATTGTTCACAAACTCCCAGAAAGTCGGACAGGGCTTCCCGCTCTGGCTGCCGAACGGGGCGACGGTCCGCCGCATCATCGAGCGCTATATTGTTGATAAAGAAGAACGGCTTGGTTACAGCCACGTGTATACACCGGTGCTTGGAAGCGTCGAATTGTACAAGACGAGCGGCCACTGGGATCATTACCAGGAAGACATGTTCCCGGTTATGCACATGGACAATGAAGACCTCGTGCTCCGGCCGATGAACTGCCCGCACCATATGGAAATTTACAAACAAGGCATTCATTCATATCGTGAACTGCCGATCCGGATTGCCGAACTCGGCACGATGCACCGCTATGAAATGTCGGGTGCGCTATCCGGTCTTCAACGGGTGCGAGGCATGACATTGAATGATGCGCATATTTTCGTCCGTCCGGATCAGATCAAGGATGAATTTATCCGGGTCGTCAATCTTGTGACGGAAGTGTATAAGGATTTCGGTATTGAAGATTACTCGTTCCGTCTGTCTTACCGTGATCCGGAAGACAAAGAAAAATACTTCGATGATGATGCAATGTGGGAAAAAGCGCAGTCCATGCTGAAAGATGCAATGGATGAAGTTGGCATCGATTATGTGGAAGCAGAAGGGGAAGCGGCATTCTACGGACCGAAGCTCGACGTCCAGGTGAAAACAGCGCTCGGCAAGGAAGAGACATTGTCGACTGTCCAGCTCGACTTCCTGCTGCCGGAACGCTTTGATCTGACGTACATCGGGGAAGACGGCAAGCAACACCGGCCGGTTGTTATCCACCGCGGCGTCGTCTCGACGATGGAGCGCTTCGTCGCTTTCCTGATTGAGGAATACAAAGGAGCCTTCCCGACATGGCTGGCACCGATACAGGTGGAAATCATTCCGGTATCCCTTGAAGCACATGCGGATTATGCGGATAAAATCAAAGAACAGCTGCAGGCGCACAAGATCCGGGTGGATATCGACAGCCGTGATGAAAAACTCGGCTATAAAATCCGGGAAGCCCAGACAAAGAAAATTCCGTACATGCTTGTCCTGGGCGATCAGGAACTGGAAAGCGGAGCTGTCAATGTCCGGAAATATGGAGAGAAAAACTCGGAATCCATGCCGTTTGATGAGTTCCTGAAGGGGATTCAAAGTGAGTTGAAGTAA
- the rplT gene encoding 50S ribosomal protein L20, whose protein sequence is MPRVKGGTVTRKRRKKVIKLAKGYYGSKHTLFKVANQQVMKSGQYAYRDRRQKKRDFRKLWITRINAAARINGLSYSRLMHGLKVAGIDVNRKMLADLAVTDAAAFAALADQAKKSINK, encoded by the coding sequence ATGCCACGCGTAAAAGGCGGAACAGTAACGCGCAAGCGTCGTAAAAAAGTCATTAAATTAGCCAAAGGGTATTACGGCTCGAAACACACACTCTTCAAAGTAGCAAACCAGCAAGTGATGAAGTCCGGTCAGTATGCTTACCGTGACCGTCGTCAGAAAAAACGGGATTTCCGCAAATTATGGATCACTCGTATCAACGCAGCAGCACGTATCAACGGCCTTTCTTACAGCCGTCTCATGCACGGCCTGAAAGTGGCTGGCATCGACGTCAACCGTAAAATGCTCGCTGATCTTGCTGTAACCGATGCAGCTGCATTCGCTGCACTTGCTGATCAGGCAAAAAAATCAATCAATAAGTAA
- the infC gene encoding translation initiation factor IF-3: MHETIWRWITISKDVYVNEGIRARELRVIDQNGEQLGIKSRNDALDIAARVNLDLVLVAPQAKPPVARIMDHGKFKFEQQKKDREIRKNQKVINVKEVRLSPGIDDHDFNTKLRNAIKFLEKGDKVKASIRFKGRAITHKEIGQRVLDRFADECKDVATVEQKPKMDGRSMFLMLAPIAEKE; encoded by the coding sequence ATTCACGAAACTATCTGGAGGTGGATTACGATTAGTAAAGATGTATATGTAAACGAGGGTATCCGTGCCCGCGAACTCCGTGTTATCGATCAGAACGGCGAACAGCTCGGTATTAAATCGCGCAATGACGCTCTTGATATTGCGGCTCGTGTCAATCTGGACCTCGTACTTGTCGCACCTCAGGCTAAACCGCCGGTGGCCCGGATCATGGACCACGGGAAGTTCAAGTTCGAGCAGCAGAAAAAAGACCGTGAAATCCGCAAGAACCAAAAAGTGATCAACGTGAAAGAGGTTCGTTTAAGCCCTGGTATCGATGACCATGACTTCAACACGAAACTTCGCAATGCGATCAAGTTCCTTGAAAAAGGGGACAAAGTGAAAGCTTCCATCCGGTTTAAAGGCCGTGCCATCACGCACAAGGAAATCGGACAGCGCGTACTGGACCGTTTTGCTGATGAATGCAAAGATGTTGCCACAGTTGAACAGAAGCCGAAGATGGACGGACGCAGCATGTTCCTTATGCTGGCGCCGATTGCTGAAAAAGAGTAA
- a CDS encoding nuclease-related domain-containing protein, which produces MSEAEAMRHLLARLDFSYLQRTYLESELHNREAGIRGESRIESKFKEFFIPEAYEVLWDVGLSIGDWHVQFDGLLLTARCAIIIESKNISGELSFDEATGEFYRKNTDGERQVFDHPAVQLNKNIYFLQQWFQRQGVSMPVGGLIVFTAKQCEFMTKPTLAEMCKLYGMPGRLIEMLKKYPPVCDGAFQEAVRQIPQHLTPYKRRPLCDKYFIPVQDLKKGILCTKCRALNVQLMERSWICGTCGVRERDIGGRLVDEYVALVNGELTNRGMRDFFGI; this is translated from the coding sequence TTGTCGGAAGCGGAAGCGATGCGGCATTTATTGGCACGGTTGGATTTTAGTTATTTACAGCGTACCTATTTGGAAAGTGAACTTCATAACCGGGAAGCTGGGATTCGCGGGGAGAGCCGGATCGAGTCGAAGTTCAAGGAGTTTTTTATACCGGAAGCGTATGAAGTACTGTGGGATGTAGGCTTGTCGATCGGGGACTGGCATGTTCAGTTCGATGGGCTGCTGCTGACAGCTCGATGTGCGATTATCATAGAGTCGAAGAACATCAGCGGAGAATTGTCTTTTGATGAAGCCACGGGGGAATTTTACCGGAAGAATACGGACGGCGAGCGGCAAGTGTTCGATCATCCGGCCGTTCAGCTGAACAAAAACATCTATTTCCTCCAGCAATGGTTTCAGCGGCAGGGAGTGTCGATGCCGGTAGGTGGACTCATCGTGTTTACAGCAAAGCAATGCGAGTTCATGACAAAGCCGACGCTGGCGGAGATGTGCAAGCTGTATGGGATGCCGGGACGGCTGATCGAAATGCTGAAGAAATATCCGCCTGTGTGCGACGGTGCATTTCAGGAAGCGGTGCGACAGATTCCACAGCATTTGACGCCTTATAAGCGCCGGCCTTTGTGTGACAAGTATTTTATTCCGGTGCAGGACTTGAAGAAAGGAATTCTTTGTACGAAGTGCCGGGCGCTGAATGTTCAGCTTATGGAGAGGAGCTGGATCTGCGGCACGTGCGGTGTGCGCGAGCGGGATATCGGCGGGCGGCTGGTGGATGAATACGTTGCCCTGGTGAATGGCGAGCTGACGAACCGGGGAATGCGGGATTTTTTTGGAATATAG